From the genome of Periplaneta americana isolate PAMFEO1 chromosome 15, P.americana_PAMFEO1_priV1, whole genome shotgun sequence, one region includes:
- the LOC138715263 gene encoding uncharacterized protein isoform X1 codes for MGNTLQQWRSSIGCWNRRRICERSMTETEPTVLHFIAIILAIILIIAGVELNPGPSNQVNTSGAQSLAAYKDELKKSLEETEDIVKSEMQRAEMETRLREEAEKKLMDIVEQMELLSNNDEEITAREEKLAYLETKAGHQEKLANIERELRSEAERKFQLLKIIISGKQNQNGSQVSINNDNKQEFYTRKTEAVDTRGQHFEIYVNSLLFLRSLTKGNFKLASNIDVEGSFDDIFLITENNTFVLQLKYNKIRKTLQKSQIRQVGGDFSVWQLCKAYHDLKKCWKQEFGEFDEAKFIMFTNRTCSQNPEHASWTPLLNSDGMCFSYTDDTDFKNLSTYQTLLSDFINGNQSVDRAQVLKTYQVLAGDLNKTFPDTKKLIKLRNTLESFNNLPDFKNFLSRLWFFTGQASLEELEILIKSELKNLCGKADENDLKYFLNGMKSWWEPKSKKMPFLKQNCDLWQKMMIKSHYIANINNDTLADLNMPDVKFDTAVLNNMSQNFQSAGQLFNIVNNGTDNSTVLSCLKVQQSLDKSDETYLLVNSKTFVAHYEEVQAIWGRWCKLLVVLADGSVDVNALTKDISKYPNKKLIFVSSPCPNLLGFQSIVDDVSFEEFDKDSQKKLLNTDVTFQDHKITLEQLLGNLQNFVPLLNTDVITEVWKGCTVGNSLNNPYKYYIPRSLELRDRVKDDILKHKTPQNPPKLIVRSPSRLDCLQDPGSSPRRDHSQTRQEEEQDEVNHQCIIEIVDDEENFLAPRNDDTNVHWLDFDGNCFIWKKSKGDVKLVKDYLLDETSVFKNVNSVMEIPHQFVILSAEPGMGKSTLIDHMASKTKEASPTTWVISLNLNKLSAALNNLPDNIKMPDAISFLLENCKITEYFKPLFRQKLEAMDDVCIFLDAYDEVCTYANKVNQILQHLQETNIKYLWVTTRIDRKAVVEENLVSLSFSLLPFSEPDQKEFLKKYWRGKNGTRQTVSDVDSFADEVLKLTKKSLNDRDRKFTGIPLLSMLIAEAFEKYLSNLSNLPSRVDLVNLFTRFIDRKFTVYYEKYEIPMEKDGPKADYKKLKDTFETDHMMAALLTLLPKKDWKFEYDTNSEESNHTLDVVEKSSSIIEDFEKGNEKKGIIMDCVNGIPVFLHKTFAEFYAALWYKDNYRKIKENMKEKLLNLDFQLVRVFFDRLLCCRMSVHSAVLNQDPGKVKELLDTNQNDLDARDDGGRTAVFLAVMNFTEKETETIDARMKVLQALLDKNANTEISDNVFGLKPLTLALRIEAWHAVGLLLRKCGTNHPEVLSLMKENMKNGKHVEDALIVANKHGFKELVEYIIDCGSSISLRIFDGSNKSNMIHIAAKNGHYDLVKFLVEEKNSDMTWRDSTNLSTPLMLAAEEGRLNIVKYMTCKSLQIYGENRDFLRNPIINIRDAKGKTALLRAAESGQLEIVEFLIRYTHTLDRDNEGNNILCCAAMSNNELLVKFLLKRKLDVNYHNNMHQTPLWLASRYGRLAIVKLLLLWKEAKINVWEHDTRYTPLHIAAMWGHLDVVKFLVRNNADYNARAKNGDTPLHRARKYKRSDVIQYLESLEQKLHKPSDFPAKYR; via the exons ATGGGAAATACATTGCAGCAGTGGCGTTCCAGCATTGGCTGTTGGAACAGAAGACGCATATGTGAGCGATCAATGACTGAAACTGAACCAACAGTCCTTCATTTTATAGCGATAATACTGGCAATAATTCTCATTATTGCGGGAGTGGAGTTGAACCCTGGGCCTAGTAATCAAGTAAAT ACTTCAGGAGCTCAATCCTTAGCTGCTTATAAAGATGAACTGAAGAAAAGTCTGGAAGAGACAGAAGATATAGTGAAGAGTGAAATGCAGAGAGCTGAAATGGAGACAAGATTGAGAGAAGAAGCTGAAAAGAAGTTGATGGATATAGTAGAG CAAATGGAACTACTTTCTAACAATGACGAAGAGATTACAGCTCGGGAAGAGAAGTTAGCATATTTGGAGACTAAAGCAGGTCATCAGGAGAAATTGGCTAATATAGAGAGAGAGTTACGGAGTGAAGCTGAAAGAAAATTTCAACTCTTGAAAATA ATAATTTCTGGCAAACAGAATCAAAACGGGTCACAGGTCAGCATTAATAAT GATAATAAACAGGAATTCTACACAAGAAAGACAGAAGCAGTGGATACGAGAGGACAACATTTTGAAATATACGTCAATTCCCTTCTGTTTTTGAGATCATTAACAAAAGGTAACTTCAAACTTGCTAGCAACATTGATGTTGAAGGATCCTTTGATGATATTTTTCTGATAACAGAGAATAATACTTTTGTACTGCAACTAAAGtataacaaaataagaaaaactttGCAAAAATCACAGATCCGGCAAGTGGGTGGAGACTTCAGTGTCTGGCAACTCTGCAAAGCATATCATGATCTTAAGAAATGCTGGAAGCAAGAGTTTGGTGAATTTGATGAGGCTAAATTTATTATGTTCACGAACAGAACATGCTCTCAAAACCCTGAGCATGCATCCTGGACACCTTTACTGAATTCTGATGGTATGTGTTTTTCTTATACTGATGATACGGACTTCAAAAATTTATCCACATATCAGACACTTCTTTCTGATTTTATTAACGGGAACCAAAGTGTAGATAGAGCACAAGTATTGAAAACTTATCAAGTGTTAGCAGGTGATTTAAATAAAACATTCCCTGatacaaaaaaattgataaaattgcgTAATACTTTAGAATCATTTAATAACTTGCCAGATTTTAAGAACTTTTTGTCCCGTTTGTGGTTCTTCACAGGACAAGCAAGTTTAGAAGAATTGGAAATCTTAATAAAGAGTGAACTGAAAAATTTATGTGGGAAAGCAGATGAAaacgatttaaaatattttctgaatgGAATGAAAAGTTGGTGGGAACCTAAGAGTAAAAAGATGCCCTTCCTCAAACAAAATTGTGATCTTTGGCAGAAGATGATGATAAAGTCTCATTATATTGCtaacattaataatgatacaTTGGCAGATTTAAATATGCCTGATGTAAAGTTTGACACTGCTGTACTGAATAATATGAGTCAAAATTTTCAATCAGCAGGCCAATTATTCAACATTGTCAACAATGGTACAGATAACAGCACTGTTCTGAGTTGCCTCAAGGTGCAACAGAGCTTAGATAAATCAGATGAGACATATTTGTTAGTGAATAGTAAAACCTTTGTAGCTCACTATGAAGAGGTGCAGGCCATTTGGGGTCGATGGTGTAAGCTGTTAGTCGTGCTGGCTGATGGAAGTGTAGATGTGAATGCTCTGACTAAAGATATTAGTAAATAtccaaataagaaattaatttttgtatctaGTCCATGTCCTAATTTATTAGGTTTCCAGAGCATTGTTGATGATGTAAGTTTTGAGGAATTCGACAAAGACTCTCAGAAGAAATTGTTGAATACAGATGTGACATTTCAAGACCATAAAATTACTCTCGAGCAGCTACTgggaaatttacaaaattttgtaccTTTATTGAATACCGATGTTATCACAGAAGTATGGAAAGGCTGCACTGTGGGAAATTCATTAAACAATCCGTATAAATACTACATTCCTCGAAGTTTGGAGCTCAGAGATAGAGTTAAGGATGACATCTTGAAACACAAAACTCCTCAAAATCCTCCAAAACTTATTGTGAGGAGCCCGTCTCGGTTGGATTGTCTGCAAGATCCTGGGAGTTCACCCAGAAGAGACCATTCACAGACAAGGCAAGAAGAGGAACAAGACGAAGTAAATCATCAGTGCATCATAGAGATTGTTGATGATGAGGAAAACTTTCTCGCACCAAGAAATGATGATACAAATGTTCATTGGCTTGATTTCGATGGAAATTGTTTCATCTGGAAGAAGTCGAAAGGAGATGTAAAATTAGTAAAGGATTATCTTTTAGATGAAACGTCCGTATTTAAAAACGTGAATTCCGTTATGGAAATTCCTCACCAGTTTGTAATACTGAGCGCAGAGCCTGGAATGGGTAAGTCTACGTTAATAGACCACATGGCCAGCAAAACTAAGGAAGCTTCTCCTACAACATGGGTTATCAGCTTGAATCTCAACAAATTATCAGCTGCACTGAACAACCTGCCAGACAATATCAAAATGCCAGATGCCATCAGTTTTCTTTTGGAAAATTGTaaaatcacagaatattttaaaccTTTATTCAGACAAAAATTGGAGGCAATGGATGACGTATGTATATTTTTAGATGCATATGACGAAGTTTGTACGTATGCAAACAAAGTAAATCAAATATTACAGCATCTTCAAGAAACCAATATCAAGTATTTGTGGGTTACAACAAGAATTGATAGGAAAGCTGTTGTGGAAGAGAATTTGGTCTCTCTGTCTTTTTCCTTGCTGCCTTTTTCAGAACCAGATCAGAAGGAGTTTTTAAAGAAATACTGGAGAGGGAAAAATGGTACTCGGCAAACAGTGTCAGATGTGGATAGTTTTGCTGATGAGGTGCTGAAATTGACGAAGAAGTCCTTAAATGACAGGGACAGAAAGTTTACAGGCATTCCTCTTCTGTCCATGCTGATtgcagaagcatttgaaaaatatttgtccAACCTTAGTAATTTGCCATCAAGAGTGGACCTTGTTAATCTTTTTACAAGATTTATTGATAGAAAATTTACTGTTTACTATGAGAAGTATGAGATACCAATGGAAAAGGATGGCCCAAAGGCAGACTATAAAAAACTGAAGGATACATTTGAAACAGATCATATGATGGCAGCTCTGTTAACTTTATTGCCCAAAAAAGACTGGAAATTTGAATATGATACTAATTCAGAAGAGAGCAATCACACTCTGGATGTTGTAGAGAAATCGAGCAGTATTATCGAAGATTTTGAGAAAGGTAACGAGAAAAAGGGAATTATCATGGACTGTGTTAATGGAATTCCCGTTTTTCTGCATAAAACTTTTGCAGAATTCTATGCTGCATTGTGGTATAAGGATAATTACAGAAAAATTAAAGAGAATATGAAAGAGAAATTGTTAAATTTAGACTTTCAACTTGTACGAGTTTTTTTTGATCGACTTCTATGCTGTCGCATGTCTGTGCATTCTGCAGTTCTAAATCAAGATCCAGGCAAAGTGAAAGAATTATTAGACACAAATCAAAATGATTTAGATGCAAGAGATGATGGTGGTAGAACTGCAGTGTTCCTGGCTGTTATGAATTTTACAGAAAAAGAGACTGAAACAATTGATGCCAGAATGAAAGTGTTACAAGCTCTATTGGATAAGAATGCTAATACTGAAATTTCAGACAATGTCTTTGGATTGAAGCCATTGACATTAGCTCTCCGCATTGAAGCATGGCATGCTGTGGGTTTATTGTTACGAAAATGTGGAACTAACCACCCTGAAGTGTTGTCACTTATGaaggaaaatatgaaaaatgggAAGCATGTGGAAGATGCATTAATAGTGGCTAACAAACATGGTTTCAAAGAACTTGTGGAATACATAATAGATTGTGGTAGTTCTATCTCTTTGAGAATATTTGACGGTTCTAACAAAAGTAATATGATACACATAGCTGCCAAAAATGGCCATTATGATCTAGTTAAGTTTCTGGTAGAGGAAAAGAATTCTGATATGACATGGCGTGATAGTACAAACCTTAGTACTCCTCTAATGTTGGCAGCAGAAGAAGGTAgacttaatattgtaaaatatatgaCATGCAAGAGTTTACAAATTTATGGTGAAAACAGAGATTTTCTAAGAAATCCTATCATCAATATTCGTGATGCAAAAGGAAAGACTGCGCTCTTGCGAGCAGCAGAATCTGGCCAGTTAGAAATAGTGGAATTTCTAATACGTTACACTCATACTTTAGATCGCGATAATGAGGGTAACAATATCTTGTGTTGTGCTGCAATGTCTAACAATGAGCTTCTTGTTAAATTCTTACTCAAAAGAAAACTAGATGTAAACTACCACAACAATATGCATCAGACACCCCTATGGCTTGCCTCTAGATATGGGCGATTGGCTATTGTCAAGTTATTATTGTTATGGAAGGAGGCAAAAATTAATGTGTGGGAACATGATACACGTTACACACCCCTCCACATAGCAGCAATGTGGGGTCATCTGGATGTGGTTAAGTTTTTAGTAAGAAATAATGCTGATTATAATGCACGTGCTAAAAACGGAGATACACCACTTCATAGAGCTAGAAAATATAAACGTTCAGATGTGATCCAGTATTTAGAAAGTCttgaacaaaaattacacaaGCCTTCTGATTTTCCTGCAAAATACCGATAA
- the LOC138715263 gene encoding uncharacterized protein isoform X2, which translates to MGNTLQQWRSSIGCWNRRRICERSMTETEPTVLHFIAIILAIILIIAGVELNPGPSNQTSGAQSLAAYKDELKKSLEETEDIVKSEMQRAEMETRLREEAEKKLMDIVEQMELLSNNDEEITAREEKLAYLETKAGHQEKLANIERELRSEAERKFQLLKIIISGKQNQNGSQVSINNDNKQEFYTRKTEAVDTRGQHFEIYVNSLLFLRSLTKGNFKLASNIDVEGSFDDIFLITENNTFVLQLKYNKIRKTLQKSQIRQVGGDFSVWQLCKAYHDLKKCWKQEFGEFDEAKFIMFTNRTCSQNPEHASWTPLLNSDGMCFSYTDDTDFKNLSTYQTLLSDFINGNQSVDRAQVLKTYQVLAGDLNKTFPDTKKLIKLRNTLESFNNLPDFKNFLSRLWFFTGQASLEELEILIKSELKNLCGKADENDLKYFLNGMKSWWEPKSKKMPFLKQNCDLWQKMMIKSHYIANINNDTLADLNMPDVKFDTAVLNNMSQNFQSAGQLFNIVNNGTDNSTVLSCLKVQQSLDKSDETYLLVNSKTFVAHYEEVQAIWGRWCKLLVVLADGSVDVNALTKDISKYPNKKLIFVSSPCPNLLGFQSIVDDVSFEEFDKDSQKKLLNTDVTFQDHKITLEQLLGNLQNFVPLLNTDVITEVWKGCTVGNSLNNPYKYYIPRSLELRDRVKDDILKHKTPQNPPKLIVRSPSRLDCLQDPGSSPRRDHSQTRQEEEQDEVNHQCIIEIVDDEENFLAPRNDDTNVHWLDFDGNCFIWKKSKGDVKLVKDYLLDETSVFKNVNSVMEIPHQFVILSAEPGMGKSTLIDHMASKTKEASPTTWVISLNLNKLSAALNNLPDNIKMPDAISFLLENCKITEYFKPLFRQKLEAMDDVCIFLDAYDEVCTYANKVNQILQHLQETNIKYLWVTTRIDRKAVVEENLVSLSFSLLPFSEPDQKEFLKKYWRGKNGTRQTVSDVDSFADEVLKLTKKSLNDRDRKFTGIPLLSMLIAEAFEKYLSNLSNLPSRVDLVNLFTRFIDRKFTVYYEKYEIPMEKDGPKADYKKLKDTFETDHMMAALLTLLPKKDWKFEYDTNSEESNHTLDVVEKSSSIIEDFEKGNEKKGIIMDCVNGIPVFLHKTFAEFYAALWYKDNYRKIKENMKEKLLNLDFQLVRVFFDRLLCCRMSVHSAVLNQDPGKVKELLDTNQNDLDARDDGGRTAVFLAVMNFTEKETETIDARMKVLQALLDKNANTEISDNVFGLKPLTLALRIEAWHAVGLLLRKCGTNHPEVLSLMKENMKNGKHVEDALIVANKHGFKELVEYIIDCGSSISLRIFDGSNKSNMIHIAAKNGHYDLVKFLVEEKNSDMTWRDSTNLSTPLMLAAEEGRLNIVKYMTCKSLQIYGENRDFLRNPIINIRDAKGKTALLRAAESGQLEIVEFLIRYTHTLDRDNEGNNILCCAAMSNNELLVKFLLKRKLDVNYHNNMHQTPLWLASRYGRLAIVKLLLLWKEAKINVWEHDTRYTPLHIAAMWGHLDVVKFLVRNNADYNARAKNGDTPLHRARKYKRSDVIQYLESLEQKLHKPSDFPAKYR; encoded by the exons ATGGGAAATACATTGCAGCAGTGGCGTTCCAGCATTGGCTGTTGGAACAGAAGACGCATATGTGAGCGATCAATGACTGAAACTGAACCAACAGTCCTTCATTTTATAGCGATAATACTGGCAATAATTCTCATTATTGCGGGAGTGGAGTTGAACCCTGGGCCTAGTAATCAA ACTTCAGGAGCTCAATCCTTAGCTGCTTATAAAGATGAACTGAAGAAAAGTCTGGAAGAGACAGAAGATATAGTGAAGAGTGAAATGCAGAGAGCTGAAATGGAGACAAGATTGAGAGAAGAAGCTGAAAAGAAGTTGATGGATATAGTAGAG CAAATGGAACTACTTTCTAACAATGACGAAGAGATTACAGCTCGGGAAGAGAAGTTAGCATATTTGGAGACTAAAGCAGGTCATCAGGAGAAATTGGCTAATATAGAGAGAGAGTTACGGAGTGAAGCTGAAAGAAAATTTCAACTCTTGAAAATA ATAATTTCTGGCAAACAGAATCAAAACGGGTCACAGGTCAGCATTAATAAT GATAATAAACAGGAATTCTACACAAGAAAGACAGAAGCAGTGGATACGAGAGGACAACATTTTGAAATATACGTCAATTCCCTTCTGTTTTTGAGATCATTAACAAAAGGTAACTTCAAACTTGCTAGCAACATTGATGTTGAAGGATCCTTTGATGATATTTTTCTGATAACAGAGAATAATACTTTTGTACTGCAACTAAAGtataacaaaataagaaaaactttGCAAAAATCACAGATCCGGCAAGTGGGTGGAGACTTCAGTGTCTGGCAACTCTGCAAAGCATATCATGATCTTAAGAAATGCTGGAAGCAAGAGTTTGGTGAATTTGATGAGGCTAAATTTATTATGTTCACGAACAGAACATGCTCTCAAAACCCTGAGCATGCATCCTGGACACCTTTACTGAATTCTGATGGTATGTGTTTTTCTTATACTGATGATACGGACTTCAAAAATTTATCCACATATCAGACACTTCTTTCTGATTTTATTAACGGGAACCAAAGTGTAGATAGAGCACAAGTATTGAAAACTTATCAAGTGTTAGCAGGTGATTTAAATAAAACATTCCCTGatacaaaaaaattgataaaattgcgTAATACTTTAGAATCATTTAATAACTTGCCAGATTTTAAGAACTTTTTGTCCCGTTTGTGGTTCTTCACAGGACAAGCAAGTTTAGAAGAATTGGAAATCTTAATAAAGAGTGAACTGAAAAATTTATGTGGGAAAGCAGATGAAaacgatttaaaatattttctgaatgGAATGAAAAGTTGGTGGGAACCTAAGAGTAAAAAGATGCCCTTCCTCAAACAAAATTGTGATCTTTGGCAGAAGATGATGATAAAGTCTCATTATATTGCtaacattaataatgatacaTTGGCAGATTTAAATATGCCTGATGTAAAGTTTGACACTGCTGTACTGAATAATATGAGTCAAAATTTTCAATCAGCAGGCCAATTATTCAACATTGTCAACAATGGTACAGATAACAGCACTGTTCTGAGTTGCCTCAAGGTGCAACAGAGCTTAGATAAATCAGATGAGACATATTTGTTAGTGAATAGTAAAACCTTTGTAGCTCACTATGAAGAGGTGCAGGCCATTTGGGGTCGATGGTGTAAGCTGTTAGTCGTGCTGGCTGATGGAAGTGTAGATGTGAATGCTCTGACTAAAGATATTAGTAAATAtccaaataagaaattaatttttgtatctaGTCCATGTCCTAATTTATTAGGTTTCCAGAGCATTGTTGATGATGTAAGTTTTGAGGAATTCGACAAAGACTCTCAGAAGAAATTGTTGAATACAGATGTGACATTTCAAGACCATAAAATTACTCTCGAGCAGCTACTgggaaatttacaaaattttgtaccTTTATTGAATACCGATGTTATCACAGAAGTATGGAAAGGCTGCACTGTGGGAAATTCATTAAACAATCCGTATAAATACTACATTCCTCGAAGTTTGGAGCTCAGAGATAGAGTTAAGGATGACATCTTGAAACACAAAACTCCTCAAAATCCTCCAAAACTTATTGTGAGGAGCCCGTCTCGGTTGGATTGTCTGCAAGATCCTGGGAGTTCACCCAGAAGAGACCATTCACAGACAAGGCAAGAAGAGGAACAAGACGAAGTAAATCATCAGTGCATCATAGAGATTGTTGATGATGAGGAAAACTTTCTCGCACCAAGAAATGATGATACAAATGTTCATTGGCTTGATTTCGATGGAAATTGTTTCATCTGGAAGAAGTCGAAAGGAGATGTAAAATTAGTAAAGGATTATCTTTTAGATGAAACGTCCGTATTTAAAAACGTGAATTCCGTTATGGAAATTCCTCACCAGTTTGTAATACTGAGCGCAGAGCCTGGAATGGGTAAGTCTACGTTAATAGACCACATGGCCAGCAAAACTAAGGAAGCTTCTCCTACAACATGGGTTATCAGCTTGAATCTCAACAAATTATCAGCTGCACTGAACAACCTGCCAGACAATATCAAAATGCCAGATGCCATCAGTTTTCTTTTGGAAAATTGTaaaatcacagaatattttaaaccTTTATTCAGACAAAAATTGGAGGCAATGGATGACGTATGTATATTTTTAGATGCATATGACGAAGTTTGTACGTATGCAAACAAAGTAAATCAAATATTACAGCATCTTCAAGAAACCAATATCAAGTATTTGTGGGTTACAACAAGAATTGATAGGAAAGCTGTTGTGGAAGAGAATTTGGTCTCTCTGTCTTTTTCCTTGCTGCCTTTTTCAGAACCAGATCAGAAGGAGTTTTTAAAGAAATACTGGAGAGGGAAAAATGGTACTCGGCAAACAGTGTCAGATGTGGATAGTTTTGCTGATGAGGTGCTGAAATTGACGAAGAAGTCCTTAAATGACAGGGACAGAAAGTTTACAGGCATTCCTCTTCTGTCCATGCTGATtgcagaagcatttgaaaaatatttgtccAACCTTAGTAATTTGCCATCAAGAGTGGACCTTGTTAATCTTTTTACAAGATTTATTGATAGAAAATTTACTGTTTACTATGAGAAGTATGAGATACCAATGGAAAAGGATGGCCCAAAGGCAGACTATAAAAAACTGAAGGATACATTTGAAACAGATCATATGATGGCAGCTCTGTTAACTTTATTGCCCAAAAAAGACTGGAAATTTGAATATGATACTAATTCAGAAGAGAGCAATCACACTCTGGATGTTGTAGAGAAATCGAGCAGTATTATCGAAGATTTTGAGAAAGGTAACGAGAAAAAGGGAATTATCATGGACTGTGTTAATGGAATTCCCGTTTTTCTGCATAAAACTTTTGCAGAATTCTATGCTGCATTGTGGTATAAGGATAATTACAGAAAAATTAAAGAGAATATGAAAGAGAAATTGTTAAATTTAGACTTTCAACTTGTACGAGTTTTTTTTGATCGACTTCTATGCTGTCGCATGTCTGTGCATTCTGCAGTTCTAAATCAAGATCCAGGCAAAGTGAAAGAATTATTAGACACAAATCAAAATGATTTAGATGCAAGAGATGATGGTGGTAGAACTGCAGTGTTCCTGGCTGTTATGAATTTTACAGAAAAAGAGACTGAAACAATTGATGCCAGAATGAAAGTGTTACAAGCTCTATTGGATAAGAATGCTAATACTGAAATTTCAGACAATGTCTTTGGATTGAAGCCATTGACATTAGCTCTCCGCATTGAAGCATGGCATGCTGTGGGTTTATTGTTACGAAAATGTGGAACTAACCACCCTGAAGTGTTGTCACTTATGaaggaaaatatgaaaaatgggAAGCATGTGGAAGATGCATTAATAGTGGCTAACAAACATGGTTTCAAAGAACTTGTGGAATACATAATAGATTGTGGTAGTTCTATCTCTTTGAGAATATTTGACGGTTCTAACAAAAGTAATATGATACACATAGCTGCCAAAAATGGCCATTATGATCTAGTTAAGTTTCTGGTAGAGGAAAAGAATTCTGATATGACATGGCGTGATAGTACAAACCTTAGTACTCCTCTAATGTTGGCAGCAGAAGAAGGTAgacttaatattgtaaaatatatgaCATGCAAGAGTTTACAAATTTATGGTGAAAACAGAGATTTTCTAAGAAATCCTATCATCAATATTCGTGATGCAAAAGGAAAGACTGCGCTCTTGCGAGCAGCAGAATCTGGCCAGTTAGAAATAGTGGAATTTCTAATACGTTACACTCATACTTTAGATCGCGATAATGAGGGTAACAATATCTTGTGTTGTGCTGCAATGTCTAACAATGAGCTTCTTGTTAAATTCTTACTCAAAAGAAAACTAGATGTAAACTACCACAACAATATGCATCAGACACCCCTATGGCTTGCCTCTAGATATGGGCGATTGGCTATTGTCAAGTTATTATTGTTATGGAAGGAGGCAAAAATTAATGTGTGGGAACATGATACACGTTACACACCCCTCCACATAGCAGCAATGTGGGGTCATCTGGATGTGGTTAAGTTTTTAGTAAGAAATAATGCTGATTATAATGCACGTGCTAAAAACGGAGATACACCACTTCATAGAGCTAGAAAATATAAACGTTCAGATGTGATCCAGTATTTAGAAAGTCttgaacaaaaattacacaaGCCTTCTGATTTTCCTGCAAAATACCGATAA